From one Nitrospira sp. MA-1 genomic stretch:
- a CDS encoding DUF2934 domain-containing protein: MPPKTPDEKPVKKKTSTTKKTPTAGKTASKTSGKSVASATTKGPAMSQTKHQDPQTSYPGPSMALSEELRERIAQRAYEIHHRRGGQHGSDWEDWLQAEREILLQQPPPV, encoded by the coding sequence ATGCCCCCTAAAACACCAGACGAAAAACCAGTCAAGAAGAAAACGTCAACCACAAAAAAAACGCCCACTGCAGGCAAGACGGCCTCAAAAACCAGCGGAAAATCTGTAGCATCAGCTACCACCAAAGGCCCAGCGATGTCTCAGACTAAACACCAGGATCCCCAGACCTCCTATCCAGGTCCCTCTATGGCTCTATCCGAAGAATTGCGGGAACGCATTGCCCAACGCGCCTATGAAATTCATCACCGGCGCGGAGGCCAACATGGCAGTGATTGGGAGGATTGGCTTCAAGCCGAGCGTGAGATCCTTTTACAGCAGCCCCCCCCAGTTTAG
- a CDS encoding mechanosensitive ion channel has translation MQEKKLTMAGWVDGLAEAVTASLAQIVAYLPTLILACMLLGLGYVLARLVSVVVTRLLQLMGFDRLLSRTAVQTLLERSGTKQKSSEILGMIGFWIIFLVFLIQASDTLSLTMVSDALTSIAYYIPKVGIAVLVLVLGLIAANFVRELITMTCSSAGITHGTMVAQAVYVAVVLLIVVTAIDALGINTELLNNTIVILLAGLIGGAALSFGLGSRTAVANLIAAHYLGSMVRVGMTVKIGENQGTVVAVTPISVVLETRDGRVIVPATQVTESTAVITHTEH, from the coding sequence ATGCAAGAGAAAAAACTGACGATGGCCGGATGGGTGGATGGCTTAGCCGAGGCGGTTACTGCGAGCCTGGCCCAAATAGTTGCCTATCTACCCACTTTGATTTTGGCCTGTATGTTGTTGGGTCTCGGCTATGTGCTGGCCAGGCTGGTGTCTGTCGTGGTGACCCGCTTGCTGCAATTGATGGGGTTTGACCGGTTGCTGAGTCGAACCGCCGTGCAAACCTTGTTGGAACGATCTGGAACCAAGCAGAAAAGTTCCGAAATATTAGGGATGATTGGTTTTTGGATTATTTTCCTGGTCTTTCTCATTCAAGCGTCTGACACTCTGAGTTTAACGATGGTCTCGGATGCGTTGACGAGTATTGCCTACTATATTCCCAAAGTCGGTATTGCCGTGTTGGTGCTGGTTTTGGGTTTGATCGCCGCGAACTTTGTCCGTGAATTGATTACCATGACGTGTAGCTCGGCAGGGATTACCCACGGGACGATGGTGGCCCAGGCGGTCTATGTGGCCGTGGTCCTGTTGATCGTGGTGACGGCCATTGATGCACTCGGGATTAATACAGAATTATTGAACAATACCATTGTTATCTTATTGGCGGGATTGATCGGAGGTGCAGCGTTGTCGTTTGGGTTGGGGTCACGAACTGCCGTGGCCAATCTCATTGCTGCTCATTATTTGGGATCAATGGTTCGGGTGGGCATGACCGTAAAAATCGGGGAGAACCAGGGAACCGTGGTTGCGGTGACACCCATCTCGGTCGTGTTAGAAACCAGGGATGGACGAGTCATTGTTCCTGCTACCCAGGTCACCGAATCAACAGCCGTCATCACCCATACTGAGCATTAG
- the malQ gene encoding 4-alpha-glucanotransferase: MNNHEFATKPIWQLGQQYGIGSVYHDGLGVERQVTVPHLRKVLESMGVKASSKQEIHDSLSHAESQSWTQVIDPVVVRYPSDSPFELPLSLPLDDISLEKVSLTVQVTDEKGGCRHLTLRGAGGEVKAEKAIQGVKYVQVHFPLSGKFPLGYFRLSVRVKFDSKRTIEAHTLLIVAPRKCYLPSSPKRPWGISLQLYGLRSRKNWGIGDFRDLGDVMKVAGARWGVATIGVNPLHIPASGLTSPYSPSSRLFWSPMYLNLEGVDEWRTSTGLRQKAKGAKFQHTLQQLRESPLVDYAAVGKLKWTVLEELFRVFRRHHLQPKTLTARGRAFTRFVSGFHPHLTMFCTFQVLTEHLETVAWRTWPKAFQHPQSPDVEVFQRSYATRVQFYQYVQWLCELQLQQLDHVAKKHSLSLRLYHDLPVGIHPDGADAWVFQDQLASDITVGAPPDSFNLNGQSWGLVVPNPVRLREDGYRFFRETLRQNMRHGGVLRIDHALGLFRMFWVPQGGTGKDGVYVRTYVDEILAILALESVRRKVMVVGEDLGAVTPAIREKLDAAGLLSYRLLFFERENGGAMIPPHAYPEQALVAATTHDLPTLKGFWAGQDILIRQEAGVYLRKMDIEQDQRGRAADRKRLWEALHREGLCSAEAMPSSLSVDMIQVLYRYLARTPSRLLIVQLEDLLAEIDTPNLPGAPDSVYPSWRVRIGRDLTAWLKDPAILRFARAMQRERRKGGGTHRMSRETVS, encoded by the coding sequence ATGAATAACCATGAATTTGCCACGAAGCCGATTTGGCAGTTAGGTCAGCAGTATGGCATTGGATCCGTTTATCATGATGGATTAGGTGTTGAGCGACAGGTCACGGTGCCTCATCTCAGGAAAGTACTGGAAAGTATGGGGGTGAAGGCCTCATCGAAACAGGAAATTCATGACTCCCTTTCTCATGCGGAATCACAATCCTGGACACAGGTTATTGACCCAGTGGTGGTGCGGTATCCTTCTGATTCCCCGTTCGAATTACCTCTGTCTCTTCCTCTTGATGATATCAGTTTGGAGAAGGTATCCCTCACTGTCCAGGTGACGGATGAGAAGGGGGGCTGTCGGCACCTAACACTGCGAGGTGCCGGTGGTGAGGTGAAAGCTGAGAAGGCAATCCAAGGAGTTAAATATGTCCAGGTGCATTTCCCTCTTTCGGGAAAATTTCCGCTCGGATACTTCCGTCTGTCGGTCCGTGTGAAGTTTGATTCTAAACGAACAATTGAGGCCCACACGCTACTCATTGTGGCACCCAGGAAATGTTATCTTCCATCTTCGCCTAAGCGGCCTTGGGGAATTTCTCTGCAACTCTATGGCTTACGATCCCGAAAGAATTGGGGGATTGGAGATTTTCGAGATTTAGGGGACGTCATGAAAGTGGCAGGGGCTCGTTGGGGGGTGGCCACCATCGGGGTTAATCCTCTGCATATCCCGGCGTCAGGATTAACAAGCCCCTATTCCCCTTCCAGCCGCCTTTTCTGGAGTCCCATGTATTTGAATCTGGAAGGCGTGGACGAATGGCGGACTTCGACTGGTCTTCGCCAAAAAGCCAAGGGTGCAAAATTTCAACATACCCTCCAACAGCTTCGGGAGAGTCCACTGGTCGATTATGCAGCCGTAGGGAAATTGAAATGGACAGTCCTGGAGGAATTATTTCGAGTCTTTCGACGGCATCATCTCCAGCCTAAAACCCTCACGGCACGTGGGAGGGCGTTTACCAGATTTGTGTCCGGCTTCCACCCGCATCTGACAATGTTTTGCACGTTTCAGGTCTTGACTGAACATCTGGAAACGGTGGCTTGGCGTACCTGGCCGAAAGCCTTTCAGCATCCCCAGTCTCCTGATGTGGAAGTTTTTCAACGATCCTATGCCACTCGCGTACAATTTTATCAATATGTTCAATGGCTGTGTGAGTTGCAATTACAGCAACTTGATCATGTCGCGAAGAAACATTCGTTGTCTCTCCGGCTGTATCACGATCTACCGGTTGGCATTCATCCGGATGGAGCCGACGCCTGGGTCTTTCAAGATCAGCTTGCATCGGACATCACCGTCGGTGCGCCGCCGGACTCCTTTAATCTCAATGGACAAAGTTGGGGACTGGTCGTTCCCAATCCCGTTCGATTGCGGGAAGACGGTTATCGATTTTTTAGGGAAACCTTACGGCAAAACATGCGACATGGAGGAGTCCTCCGGATCGACCATGCTCTGGGCTTGTTTCGGATGTTCTGGGTTCCCCAAGGCGGAACAGGTAAGGATGGCGTCTATGTCAGAACCTATGTGGATGAAATTTTGGCGATCCTGGCTTTAGAAAGTGTGCGACGAAAGGTGATGGTGGTTGGGGAAGATCTTGGTGCGGTCACTCCTGCCATTCGAGAAAAATTAGATGCGGCCGGACTTCTATCCTATCGCCTGCTATTTTTTGAACGAGAGAACGGAGGAGCTATGATCCCGCCACATGCCTATCCTGAGCAGGCGCTTGTGGCCGCCACGACACATGACCTCCCTACCCTTAAAGGTTTTTGGGCTGGACAAGATATCCTCATTAGGCAGGAAGCGGGTGTATACCTCAGGAAAATGGATATCGAGCAAGATCAGCGAGGGCGTGCTGCTGATCGGAAACGGTTATGGGAGGCTTTACATCGTGAGGGCCTCTGTTCTGCCGAGGCGATGCCCTCTAGCCTTTCGGTCGACATGATTCAAGTCCTGTACCGGTATTTAGCCAGGACACCTTCCCGCCTGCTTATCGTGCAGCTTGAAGATCTGTTGGCAGAAATTGATACACCTAATCTGCCTGGAGCACCGGACTCAGTCTATCCTTCGTGGCGGGTTCGGATTGGTCGAGACTTGACTGCCTGGCTGAAAGATCCGGCCATCCTGCGTTTTGCTCGGGCTATGCAACGCGAGCGAAGGAAGGGTGGAGGTACGCATCGGATGTCCAGGGAAACGGTTTCATGA
- the treZ gene encoding malto-oligosyltrehalose trehalohydrolase, whose product MEKLKAVRWQLELGASCIDASSVEFRVWAPKAQSVAVHIMGSAEEPTPLSQEPFGYWKGTVQDISPGTRYQYVLNHTIERPDPASRSQPDGVHGPSEIIDPLSFSWTDPSWRGLPLEQYIFYELHTGTFTKDGTFDAIINRLPYLRDQIGITAIELLPVAQCPGSRNWGYDGTFLFAPQHNYGGPDGLKRLVNACHAAGLAVIMDVVYNHLGPEGNYLGDFGPYFTDTYKTPWGSALNYDGSESDAVRQFMISNAVYWIQEYHIDALRLDAIHGIFDFSAKHLLQDIGEAVHAAGQRLNRQVQVIAESDLNDVRIISPISRGGHGLDGQWSDDFHHALHAVLTKERKGYYEDFGQLKDLVKAIREGVVYSGQYSPHRRRKHGNSFKPCLPTQLVVCAQNHDQIGNRAQGDRLSTMVSFEALKVANATVLLSPYLPLLFMGEEYGETAPFLYFIDHGDPALIEAVRQGRTREFAAFGWTDIPDPYAQETFDRSTIHPCLETNPQHQAHARWCQALIHLRKSIPALGTGAKGHRIQIGSHAKSQLLIIHRRAKQGPDALMLLGFHPKASLALVKLPKGNWESRLDSGSFAAGDQEELLAPSNLNIQTVEQVSLKLPPYPAWVFLKAD is encoded by the coding sequence TTGGAAAAATTAAAGGCCGTACGATGGCAATTAGAATTGGGCGCATCGTGCATCGACGCCTCTTCTGTAGAGTTCAGGGTATGGGCACCCAAGGCTCAGTCGGTGGCCGTCCACATCATGGGGAGTGCTGAGGAACCAACTCCTCTCAGCCAGGAACCCTTTGGATATTGGAAAGGCACCGTGCAAGACATTTCTCCAGGCACCCGCTATCAATATGTATTAAATCATACCATTGAGCGTCCTGATCCGGCTTCCCGGTCGCAACCGGATGGCGTGCATGGCCCCTCGGAAATAATCGATCCCCTTTCATTTTCCTGGACGGATCCGTCCTGGCGTGGCCTGCCTCTGGAGCAATACATTTTCTACGAGCTTCATACCGGCACCTTTACAAAGGACGGGACCTTTGACGCCATCATCAATCGTCTGCCCTATTTGCGTGACCAGATTGGTATCACCGCCATTGAACTTTTGCCGGTAGCCCAATGCCCTGGGTCCAGAAACTGGGGATACGACGGAACCTTTCTCTTTGCTCCGCAGCACAACTATGGTGGACCCGACGGCCTCAAGCGATTGGTCAATGCCTGTCATGCAGCCGGTCTTGCGGTGATCATGGACGTGGTCTATAACCACCTGGGTCCAGAGGGAAATTACCTTGGTGATTTTGGCCCCTACTTTACCGATACCTATAAAACTCCATGGGGGAGCGCCCTCAACTACGATGGCTCCGAGAGCGACGCTGTCAGACAGTTCATGATCAGCAATGCGGTCTATTGGATTCAAGAGTATCACATTGATGCGTTACGCCTGGATGCGATTCACGGGATCTTCGATTTCAGCGCCAAGCATCTTCTTCAGGATATTGGTGAAGCGGTCCATGCGGCGGGACAACGGCTCAATCGGCAGGTACAAGTGATTGCCGAAAGCGATCTGAATGATGTTCGCATCATTTCGCCCATCTCACGAGGGGGGCATGGGCTGGACGGGCAATGGAGTGATGACTTTCATCATGCCCTGCATGCCGTACTCACAAAAGAGCGTAAGGGCTACTATGAAGACTTTGGGCAACTAAAAGATTTGGTTAAGGCCATACGAGAAGGCGTGGTCTATTCAGGACAATATTCTCCACATCGGCGACGAAAACATGGCAATTCCTTCAAGCCATGTTTACCAACCCAACTTGTGGTGTGCGCCCAAAATCATGATCAAATCGGCAATCGCGCACAAGGAGATCGCCTCAGTACCATGGTGAGCTTTGAAGCCCTCAAAGTCGCCAATGCCACGGTGCTGCTTTCACCTTATCTTCCTCTCTTATTTATGGGAGAAGAATACGGCGAAACGGCGCCATTTTTATATTTCATTGACCACGGGGATCCTGCGTTAATTGAAGCCGTCCGACAGGGGAGAACAAGAGAATTCGCGGCGTTCGGATGGACGGACATTCCCGACCCCTATGCTCAAGAGACCTTCGATCGTTCCACCATTCATCCCTGTCTTGAGACCAATCCCCAACACCAGGCCCATGCTCGGTGGTGCCAGGCGTTGATTCACCTGCGCAAGTCTATCCCAGCATTAGGCACCGGAGCGAAAGGCCATAGAATCCAGATTGGGTCCCATGCGAAAAGTCAGTTGCTGATCATTCATCGCCGTGCCAAACAGGGACCTGACGCACTCATGCTTCTAGGGTTTCACCCCAAGGCATCATTAGCGTTAGTCAAGCTTCCAAAAGGGAATTGGGAATCCCGACTTGATAGTGGATCCTTCGCCGCTGGCGATCAGGAAGAACTTCTGGCTCCCTCCAACCTTAACATTCAGACTGTGGAACAGGTCTCTCTCAAGCTTCCTCCCTATCCGGCCTGGGTTTTTCTGAAAGCTGATTAG
- the glgX gene encoding glycogen debranching protein GlgX — protein sequence MRIWPGRSYPLGATWDGQGVNFALFSENATGVDLCLFDDELQDRETHLIPIEERTDQVWHVYLPEVRPGQLYGYRVHGPYDPGAGHRFNPAKLLIDPYAKSLTGVVRWSDSMFGYRLGDPAGDLSIDDRNNAANIPKGVVVDQAFSWGGDQLLNTPWEQTVIYEIHVKGMTMRHPDVPESLRGTYAGLASPPIIEYLQALGITAVELLPVQHFVNDLYLKEKGLTNYWGYNSIGYFAPDIRYSAFPGGGEKVDEFKSMVRKLHSAGIEVILDVVYNHTGEGNHFGPTLSFRGIDNASYYRVSPDNPRYYMDYTGCGNTLNVRHPRTLQLIMDSLRYWVIDMHVDGFRFDLASALARELHDVDRLSAFFDIIHQDPVLSQVKLIAEPWDLGEGGYQVGNFPPGWAEWNGKYRDSIRRYWKGDGGLLGEVANRWSGSSDLYGESGRQPYASINFVTAHDGFTLQDLVSYDHKHNEDNQEGNRDGTDDNDSWNCGVEGTTDDPAIQELRDRQVRNFFATLLLSQGVPMICGGDELGRTQQGNNNAYCQDNELSWVNWNLTRSQLGLLDFVKLLIDIKKTHPVFQRRRFFQGRRVEDSEVKDIAWFGSHGKEMSHEDWQMGLRTLGIRLAGDAIVEKDSQGRPIVDETFLVLINAHHEDVDFILPAHTKSVRWELEFDTAVPVDKKSPKHTKLLKGGQPYHLVSRGLALFRTPKS from the coding sequence ATGAGAATTTGGCCAGGTCGATCATACCCGCTTGGTGCCACATGGGACGGGCAGGGAGTCAATTTTGCGCTGTTCTCCGAAAATGCGACTGGTGTGGATCTTTGTCTGTTTGACGATGAACTTCAGGATCGGGAAACCCATCTGATTCCTATTGAGGAACGAACGGATCAAGTCTGGCATGTATATTTACCTGAGGTGCGTCCGGGTCAACTCTATGGATACCGGGTACATGGGCCTTATGATCCTGGGGCTGGGCACCGGTTTAATCCTGCCAAGCTTCTCATCGATCCATATGCGAAGTCCTTGACGGGGGTCGTGCGATGGTCCGATTCCATGTTTGGCTACCGTCTTGGAGATCCGGCAGGTGATCTCTCCATCGACGATCGCAATAATGCGGCAAACATTCCGAAAGGGGTGGTTGTCGACCAGGCCTTTAGCTGGGGAGGCGACCAACTTCTGAATACTCCCTGGGAGCAGACCGTGATCTATGAAATCCATGTCAAGGGTATGACGATGCGGCATCCGGATGTTCCTGAATCACTGCGGGGAACCTATGCGGGTTTGGCGTCTCCGCCGATTATTGAATATTTGCAAGCGCTCGGAATTACCGCCGTGGAATTGTTGCCGGTCCAACATTTTGTGAATGATCTCTATCTGAAGGAAAAGGGCCTCACCAATTATTGGGGGTACAATTCCATTGGGTATTTTGCCCCGGACATTCGGTATTCGGCTTTCCCCGGTGGCGGAGAAAAGGTTGACGAGTTCAAGTCCATGGTCAGGAAACTTCATAGTGCCGGCATCGAGGTCATTCTCGATGTGGTCTATAACCATACAGGAGAGGGCAATCATTTCGGGCCGACCCTATCATTCCGGGGGATTGATAACGCCTCCTATTATCGCGTGTCCCCGGACAATCCACGCTATTACATGGATTACACTGGTTGTGGAAATACGCTGAATGTCCGACATCCACGGACCTTACAGCTGATCATGGACAGCTTGCGGTATTGGGTGATCGATATGCATGTGGATGGTTTCCGTTTTGATCTGGCATCCGCACTGGCACGTGAGTTACATGATGTGGATCGACTCAGTGCCTTTTTTGACATCATTCACCAGGATCCCGTGTTGTCGCAGGTGAAGCTGATCGCGGAACCTTGGGATCTGGGAGAAGGCGGCTATCAGGTAGGAAATTTTCCACCTGGATGGGCGGAGTGGAATGGAAAGTACCGCGATTCTATACGCCGGTATTGGAAGGGGGATGGTGGATTACTTGGGGAAGTCGCCAATCGTTGGTCCGGGAGCAGCGATCTTTATGGAGAAAGCGGGCGGCAACCCTATGCCAGTATCAATTTTGTGACAGCCCATGACGGATTTACCCTCCAGGATTTAGTGTCTTATGACCACAAGCATAATGAAGACAATCAGGAAGGAAATCGGGATGGGACCGATGACAATGATAGTTGGAATTGTGGTGTCGAAGGTACGACCGATGATCCCGCAATTCAGGAATTACGTGATCGACAGGTCCGGAATTTTTTCGCCACCCTGTTGTTATCTCAGGGAGTGCCGATGATCTGTGGTGGAGATGAATTGGGTCGCACACAGCAGGGCAATAACAATGCCTATTGCCAGGATAACGAGTTAAGTTGGGTGAATTGGAACCTAACGCGATCCCAACTCGGATTGCTGGACTTTGTGAAGCTGCTCATTGACATAAAAAAAACCCATCCGGTGTTTCAACGCCGGAGGTTTTTTCAAGGGCGCCGGGTAGAGGACTCAGAGGTAAAGGATATAGCCTGGTTCGGATCGCATGGAAAAGAAATGTCCCATGAAGATTGGCAGATGGGGCTTCGAACCTTGGGAATTCGGTTAGCAGGGGATGCCATTGTGGAGAAAGATAGTCAGGGGCGGCCCATTGTGGATGAGACGTTTCTCGTATTGATAAACGCCCATCATGAGGATGTGGATTTTATTCTCCCTGCTCACACCAAGTCGGTGCGGTGGGAGTTGGAGTTTGATACGGCTGTGCCTGTTGACAAGAAAAGTCCCAAACATACGAAATTGCTGAAAGGAGGCCAACCCTACCATTTAGTTTCCCGAGGGCTTGCCTTGTTTCGAACTCCGAAATCCTGA
- a CDS encoding YtxH domain-containing protein, whose product MDNDTRYVLLAGLSLMVGVVLGTGLGLLMAPQSGSRTRRQLKNMMEDASERAGEFADDAKEAVTGIVERSKKFVV is encoded by the coding sequence ATGGATAACGACACTCGATACGTCTTACTCGCTGGACTTTCATTAATGGTCGGAGTGGTTCTCGGAACGGGACTGGGTCTGTTAATGGCTCCCCAGTCAGGATCCCGAACCCGTCGTCAGTTAAAGAACATGATGGAAGATGCCAGCGAACGGGCCGGAGAATTTGCGGATGATGCCAAAGAAGCGGTCACTGGCATTGTCGAGCGCAGCAAAAAATTTGTTGTCTAA
- the glgB gene encoding 1,4-alpha-glucan branching protein GlgB, whose protein sequence is MPILSNRFQRLVSANEWNPFSVLGPHKDDSTDSSDICIRAFLPEASEVVVLHGKNESTPIPMKLVHPDGVFEARWNGHPLGTDYQFRIVDRQGKASQRHDPYAFPPLISDFDLHLFGEGKLYKAYEQLGAQVCIHQGIQGVNFAVWAPNAKRVSVVGDFNEWDGRRHPMRGRGGGGIWELFIPDMNDGAVYKFEILPQNGDGPFLKADPYASSAELRPKTASVVRDLSEYEWRDGQWMTARQTCNPLTQPWSIYEVHLGSWKRVPEEGSRWLTYSELAQNLIPYVKDMGFTHIELMPVTEHPFDGSWGYQATGYFAPTSRFGTPMDFMAFVDACHQAGIGVLMDWAPAHFPEDPHGLAWFDGTNLYDHSDPRLGFHPEWNSRIFNYGRTEVKNFLINSALSWFDRYHIDGLRVDAVASMLYLDYARKSGEWIPNKFGGRENLEAVEFLKELNTVAHQEHPGIVMIAEESTAWPGVSRPTYVGGLGFTFKWNMGWMHDTLDYFSLDPIYRRYHQHNVTFGLVYAFTENFVLPLSHDEVVHGKKSLLDKMPGDEWQRFANLRALYGHMWGHPGKKMLFMGCEIGQWWEWNHDDSLQWHLLEYDPHRGLQRYVADLNRLYASQPALHQVDYDWTGFQWIDLHDSDNSTLTYFRRAEDPSDIVVCALNLTPVPRESYRMGVPTPGYYRELLNSDSEAYGGSNMGNGGGVQSEDMPWHGQPFSVLITIPPLAAVFFKPV, encoded by the coding sequence GAAAAATGAGAGCACCCCTATTCCCATGAAGCTCGTCCACCCTGATGGAGTTTTTGAGGCTAGGTGGAACGGTCATCCACTTGGCACGGATTATCAATTCCGCATTGTCGATCGTCAGGGGAAAGCCAGCCAACGCCATGACCCCTATGCGTTTCCCCCGCTCATCTCAGATTTTGACTTACATTTGTTCGGTGAGGGCAAACTCTATAAAGCTTATGAACAGCTTGGGGCGCAAGTCTGCATCCATCAGGGAATTCAAGGGGTGAATTTTGCTGTGTGGGCTCCAAATGCTAAGCGAGTGAGCGTGGTCGGAGACTTCAATGAATGGGATGGCCGTCGGCATCCGATGAGGGGTCGGGGAGGGGGAGGAATCTGGGAGTTATTTATTCCGGATATGAATGATGGTGCGGTCTATAAGTTCGAAATTTTACCGCAAAATGGTGATGGGCCGTTTTTGAAAGCCGACCCGTATGCCTCTTCCGCTGAACTGCGACCAAAAACGGCCTCTGTTGTTCGTGATCTTTCGGAGTATGAATGGCGGGACGGGCAGTGGATGACCGCCAGGCAAACCTGTAATCCCCTCACTCAGCCTTGGTCCATCTATGAGGTGCATTTGGGATCATGGAAACGTGTTCCAGAGGAAGGATCCCGATGGTTGACCTACTCCGAATTAGCTCAAAACCTCATTCCGTATGTGAAGGACATGGGGTTTACCCACATTGAGTTGATGCCGGTGACCGAACACCCGTTTGACGGGTCCTGGGGGTATCAAGCCACCGGGTATTTTGCACCAACAAGCCGGTTTGGCACTCCTATGGACTTTATGGCATTTGTGGATGCCTGTCATCAGGCGGGCATTGGGGTTCTGATGGATTGGGCTCCGGCGCATTTTCCCGAAGATCCCCACGGGTTGGCCTGGTTTGATGGGACAAATTTATATGACCATTCCGACCCGAGGCTGGGATTTCATCCAGAATGGAATAGCCGGATCTTTAATTACGGCCGGACTGAAGTCAAAAACTTTCTGATCAATAGCGCACTGAGTTGGTTCGACCGGTACCACATCGATGGTCTTCGTGTGGATGCTGTCGCGTCGATGCTGTATCTCGATTATGCGAGAAAATCCGGTGAATGGATTCCCAATAAATTCGGGGGCAGAGAAAATCTGGAAGCGGTGGAATTTTTGAAAGAGCTGAACACCGTGGCTCATCAGGAACATCCGGGCATTGTGATGATTGCGGAAGAATCCACCGCATGGCCTGGGGTCTCCAGGCCGACCTATGTCGGAGGATTGGGATTTACGTTTAAATGGAATATGGGGTGGATGCACGATACCCTGGATTATTTCAGCCTGGATCCCATCTATCGGAGATATCATCAACATAACGTGACTTTCGGATTAGTCTATGCCTTTACCGAAAATTTTGTACTCCCGCTTTCTCATGATGAAGTCGTGCATGGCAAAAAATCCCTTCTGGATAAAATGCCCGGGGACGAATGGCAGCGATTTGCGAATTTGCGGGCGTTATATGGACACATGTGGGGTCATCCTGGGAAAAAAATGTTATTCATGGGTTGCGAAATCGGCCAATGGTGGGAATGGAACCATGATGATAGCCTGCAATGGCATTTGCTTGAGTACGATCCGCACCGGGGTCTTCAGCGGTACGTCGCTGATCTCAATCGATTATATGCCTCACAACCTGCACTCCATCAGGTCGACTATGATTGGACAGGTTTTCAGTGGATTGATCTTCATGACAGTGATAATTCGACCCTCACGTACTTCAGGCGCGCCGAAGATCCTTCCGATATTGTGGTCTGTGCCCTGAATCTTACCCCAGTTCCTCGAGAAAGCTATCGAATGGGCGTGCCGACCCCCGGATATTATCGAGAGCTTTTGAACAGTGATTCAGAGGCATACGGTGGGAGCAATATGGGGAATGGTGGTGGGGTCCAATCCGAAGACATGCCTTGGCATGGGCAACCATTTTCCGTGCTCATCACGATTCCACCCTTAGCAGCGGTCTTTTTTAAGCCTGTCTAG
- a CDS encoding CBS domain-containing protein, whose amino-acid sequence MELEHRLTLGYLQAHPVEAARHLESLDPHESASLLEALPGEEIAGVLEHCLPVSTAKIIEELSKDLGAGVLSAMNATSAIGVLRQFEEPVRQDILDRLDNPMGATLRRALRYSPNTAGSLADPQVFTLPPDIAVEEAIDRIRTYGQKAMYYVYVIDRDSKLEGVLTLRQLLIDRSDHLVGTLMETQITTLSAEANLEEILKHSEWSRFHTLPVVDRWGTFFGALRYRMLRRIEKDVGGKAPLGSVSDSLMQLWEVYSLTGIRLMTDVAETLQERNKIG is encoded by the coding sequence ATGGAACTCGAACATCGGCTGACTCTTGGGTATCTGCAGGCCCATCCCGTGGAAGCGGCTCGTCATTTGGAATCCCTCGATCCTCATGAATCGGCTTCGCTCCTGGAGGCCTTGCCCGGCGAAGAAATCGCTGGTGTGTTAGAGCATTGCTTGCCGGTGTCCACTGCCAAAATAATCGAAGAGCTTTCGAAAGATCTCGGAGCGGGTGTCTTAAGCGCCATGAATGCCACATCTGCTATCGGGGTTCTTCGGCAATTTGAGGAACCTGTTCGCCAGGACATATTAGACCGGTTGGATAATCCGATGGGGGCTACCCTTCGCCGTGCCTTGCGGTATTCACCCAACACGGCCGGAAGCTTAGCGGATCCTCAGGTGTTCACGCTTCCACCTGATATTGCCGTCGAGGAGGCTATAGACCGTATTCGTACCTATGGCCAGAAAGCCATGTACTATGTCTATGTCATCGATCGCGATAGCAAATTGGAAGGTGTCCTCACATTGAGGCAACTGCTCATTGATCGGTCTGATCATTTAGTCGGAACATTAATGGAGACCCAGATCACCACGTTATCAGCAGAGGCCAATCTGGAAGAAATTCTCAAACATTCTGAGTGGAGCCGGTTTCATACATTGCCGGTGGTGGATCGATGGGGAACCTTTTTTGGCGCCTTGCGATATCGAATGTTACGCAGGATTGAGAAAGATGTCGGAGGCAAGGCTCCATTGGGTTCGGTGAGTGATTCGCTCATGCAACTTTGGGAAGTGTATTCGTTAACCGGCATTCGTTTAATGACTGATGTCGCGGAAACCCTGCAAGAACGGAACAAAATAGGGTGA